One part of the Flavobacterium johnsoniae UW101 genome encodes these proteins:
- a CDS encoding vWA domain-containing protein produces the protein MSSINLQESQLSGCEKYIAIVVDESGSINTNEAQQIRDGLTSFINSQAQSNITLSLIGMSDSDTAVRTDNVIQKKIAGNKQDFLNWINLYGNGKVTIQSDYWASGLNTAKNLSVTPDIVFVVTDGIQVNNSQFLKDLFTDLNLKSQIFVYGVTSTGENIQELTIPLNTFLDRAPKLKENRVSALDSDYLRVSDFSTLGKELNQLIIDMSTAQVGCISNVSIVGNKIVYPVLKKGIKISQQAGTLVLRNKSRVSLNLSAGTKIHRAGSLNGLSLKLQNDITIPGSSQIEAAIRIEGKPLALGNFSTPIILNNVKNPFGFSISFNVGKESSFIDITSGKTNLQSTYLQIAASGSRGVDSTKGIHLRWMLAGKLGEKHLPKGDLYTGEKLNFNKPDDFVKVYRAPYTKKTYHLDLNQPPNVVDNQKGLWIYKTTNPQRSIYVSFENKTKYKAIKAAVDPLVNPAVFMLGYGNNLIEIENKTELFFAAELNFSSSSVSSNVKLETLSVAENTIIAPKRVTNRKTYSSTQLNNVRLIAENGRSIRFKANSCRLNSIDFEFYSDFITHANVNGDWDLKGKYGLSNNDIKVFEQLEPKLNAVHGKWLKYNDGEYVNIANYKEKWNRPTVPSDKSDKNIKSIVERYIELSKDPNDPTALESINFGDLDADMNPEQGEEQNNASQISNLDLLNIAANDYHIARMLGLGCIDIDDEIFSGDYIYLTEYTTFGDLDSTGSREVQHLSMSIPTSIVTERFSLPVQLNKIIPGLNAGSDENQNTQITDPNGYSFDGKKRYVSLFMEDVMDYDITSGNVNDFFKSSLEYDGSTFTFPIYLGVDFKIEGETNWRKPELSHDIEYRNINKNLENSDYEPVPIIIPESGKSILNIRQEEVGKKTYIYQGYGINIFSRASAGRQISIESDIKPADNLMPPTGINTLLITEENPLMFTSQTEQERLGKIIREDKTLIRILFDYYSVQELSSYTVPSEMSAQEAKINTNSIFPDTEEIFADHFKLYYKDGLPEVEYGEIESINNANELTSIIKIREYKILSSGEEVKVTLTENNKTRFTGGILTVGDQNYVIQNINVFIKPKQNPQDPDEFDYANITVLKKEVSDRTHSDGDATIDSDQIKGIEMPESKLCTLVQNMLTDSNWHKPEIGFKVEYPESLNTVHREVIQPDSENTKDLQLEKTRGIWKPAVIERLLEDAYKMDQNGKYELNEDEKPVKLDDKKHLGLYKITFSGFNLPQHPQFKSENENSVEWSNGIVRLFTKSSVKQGISLPVKTRKEFKVVRTENIGTTGDLILYVNDTDFKLGDYINQVMDEKHDEIIVGDQEVNYYPSYKVYLYKDVASGITKENIQPRANESTRYSIFGISSRAVRPNINYKSKISIPSPMYAVKIEKAEKPEITQGYNLYATRPDFYNRSTFTFTTQYKKGRKPYGALHYRANEQDFLNLLYKTPTINTIREELNKLGGNEEPDFDQRWKNFLNFNYLETNSHYKTFPENGSGPNYRFPLPDNEDFIKLINDFIEWHNQAQTNEEFKEAKITSLTALNKVIISKGVEKPVLAAYFIEEAIKSAYVPLTEVPVVYEYIKDKNYVPTNKKQTIKDKNGHALKPTDPDFDIAPMMKIVNEEENITQFTDFNLDGNSQSIYFYAVREMDIKMNFSELSDPLGPVKLVASNPPQTPEIKRIMPIFENQVLGIKPSIQFEINAYQPEYKIGKINIYRASSMLDAQSIRTMTLAKEILIDEDTLSNEFENVWTVYDEFDDLEFVPFGDGLFYRITTSRKIEYADPGSTKENPIINIDYAPSKPSKITATVIADTISPESPELKASGSTTGANGEILKPVIFNWNKTVHNGKYHLYKMTRAGNWEKIHEAASNLNDITLPLESIESYTDELIIKNEDGQRIYHHFKVISENSSGMYSSEEKILTL, from the coding sequence ATGAGTTCTATAAATCTTCAGGAAAGCCAACTCTCAGGCTGTGAAAAATATATAGCAATCGTTGTTGATGAATCGGGTTCGATAAACACCAATGAGGCACAGCAAATTAGAGATGGGCTGACTTCATTTATCAATTCTCAGGCTCAAAGCAACATTACACTTTCATTAATCGGAATGTCTGACAGCGATACAGCTGTCAGAACCGATAATGTTATTCAGAAAAAAATTGCCGGTAACAAACAAGATTTTTTAAACTGGATTAATCTATATGGCAATGGTAAAGTTACTATCCAATCTGATTATTGGGCTTCTGGATTAAATACAGCCAAGAATCTATCTGTTACACCTGATATTGTTTTTGTTGTAACGGATGGTATACAGGTAAATAATTCTCAATTTTTAAAAGATTTATTTACTGATTTAAATCTAAAATCACAGATTTTCGTTTATGGTGTTACAAGTACTGGCGAGAACATTCAGGAATTAACAATACCATTAAATACTTTCTTAGACAGAGCCCCAAAATTAAAAGAGAATAGAGTTTCTGCTTTAGATTCCGATTATCTTAGAGTTTCTGATTTCAGCACTTTAGGAAAGGAATTAAATCAGCTTATTATTGATATGTCAACTGCTCAGGTTGGCTGTATCTCAAACGTAAGTATTGTTGGAAACAAAATAGTTTATCCTGTTTTAAAGAAAGGTATAAAAATAAGCCAGCAAGCCGGTACTTTAGTACTTAGAAACAAAAGCAGGGTTTCCCTCAACTTAAGTGCAGGAACAAAAATACATCGTGCCGGAAGTTTAAATGGTTTAAGTCTTAAACTTCAAAATGATATTACAATTCCTGGTTCATCACAAATTGAAGCTGCAATTAGAATTGAAGGAAAACCATTGGCCCTTGGAAATTTTTCTACTCCTATTATTTTAAACAATGTTAAAAATCCTTTCGGATTTAGTATTTCTTTTAATGTCGGGAAAGAATCATCTTTTATTGATATTACCTCAGGAAAAACAAATCTGCAGTCTACCTATCTGCAAATTGCAGCTTCAGGTTCCAGAGGAGTTGACAGTACAAAAGGAATTCATCTTCGTTGGATGCTTGCAGGTAAATTAGGTGAAAAACATCTTCCAAAAGGAGATTTATATACTGGTGAAAAATTAAATTTTAACAAACCAGATGACTTTGTAAAAGTCTACCGAGCTCCTTATACAAAGAAAACTTATCATTTAGATTTAAACCAGCCGCCAAACGTTGTTGACAATCAAAAGGGTTTATGGATTTATAAAACAACTAATCCGCAAAGATCAATTTATGTTTCATTTGAAAACAAAACAAAATATAAAGCAATTAAAGCTGCTGTAGATCCATTAGTAAACCCAGCTGTTTTTATGCTTGGATATGGAAACAACTTAATTGAAATTGAAAATAAAACTGAATTGTTTTTTGCTGCTGAATTAAATTTTTCGTCATCAAGTGTTTCAAGTAATGTAAAGCTGGAAACTTTATCTGTTGCAGAAAATACTATTATTGCTCCTAAGAGAGTCACTAATAGAAAAACTTATTCTTCAACACAGTTAAATAACGTTCGTTTAATAGCAGAAAACGGAAGAAGCATTCGATTTAAAGCGAATAGCTGTCGTTTAAACTCTATAGATTTTGAGTTCTATTCTGATTTTATTACCCATGCAAATGTTAATGGAGATTGGGATTTAAAAGGAAAATATGGCTTAAGCAATAATGATATTAAAGTTTTTGAACAATTAGAACCAAAATTAAATGCTGTTCACGGAAAATGGTTAAAATATAATGATGGTGAATATGTAAATATTGCCAATTATAAAGAAAAATGGAACAGACCAACTGTTCCAAGTGATAAAAGTGACAAAAATATTAAGTCAATTGTCGAAAGATATATTGAGTTAAGTAAAGATCCAAATGATCCAACTGCATTAGAATCTATCAACTTTGGAGATCTGGATGCTGATATGAATCCGGAACAGGGAGAAGAACAAAACAATGCATCTCAAATATCTAATCTTGACTTATTAAATATTGCTGCAAACGATTATCATATTGCACGTATGCTTGGTTTGGGATGTATTGATATTGATGACGAAATCTTTTCCGGAGACTATATTTATTTAACTGAATATACCACTTTTGGTGATTTGGATAGTACAGGATCACGCGAAGTACAGCATCTTTCTATGAGTATTCCAACCTCTATAGTTACAGAGCGTTTTTCTCTGCCTGTTCAATTGAATAAAATCATTCCCGGTTTAAACGCAGGTTCTGATGAAAATCAAAATACTCAAATTACAGATCCAAACGGATATAGTTTTGATGGAAAGAAAAGATATGTGAGTTTATTTATGGAGGATGTAATGGATTATGATATTACATCTGGTAATGTTAATGATTTTTTTAAATCTTCATTAGAATATGATGGAAGTACATTCACATTCCCTATTTACTTAGGTGTCGATTTTAAAATTGAAGGCGAAACAAACTGGAGAAAACCAGAACTATCACATGATATTGAATATCGCAATATTAATAAAAATCTGGAAAATTCAGATTATGAACCTGTTCCAATTATTATTCCCGAATCTGGAAAGTCAATTTTAAATATCCGTCAGGAAGAAGTTGGTAAAAAAACCTATATCTATCAGGGGTATGGTATTAATATTTTCTCAAGAGCATCAGCAGGGAGACAAATAAGTATTGAATCAGATATTAAACCGGCAGATAATTTAATGCCTCCAACTGGTATTAACACATTGTTAATTACAGAAGAAAATCCATTAATGTTTACATCTCAAACGGAACAAGAACGTCTTGGAAAAATTATAAGAGAAGATAAAACATTAATTAGAATCTTGTTTGACTATTATTCGGTTCAGGAATTATCAAGCTATACCGTTCCTTCAGAAATGTCTGCTCAAGAAGCGAAAATAAATACAAACAGTATTTTTCCAGATACTGAAGAAATATTTGCAGATCATTTTAAACTGTACTATAAAGACGGGCTTCCTGAGGTCGAGTATGGTGAAATTGAAAGCATCAATAATGCTAACGAACTTACCTCTATTATTAAAATAAGAGAGTATAAAATTCTTAGCAGCGGTGAAGAAGTTAAAGTAACATTAACTGAAAACAATAAGACAAGATTTACTGGAGGGATTCTAACAGTGGGGGATCAAAATTATGTGATTCAGAATATTAATGTTTTCATAAAACCAAAACAAAACCCTCAAGATCCTGATGAATTTGATTATGCCAACATAACAGTCCTTAAAAAAGAAGTAAGTGACAGAACTCATTCTGATGGAGATGCAACAATTGATTCTGACCAAATTAAAGGCATCGAAATGCCTGAGAGTAAATTATGTACTCTGGTTCAAAACATGTTAACAGACTCTAACTGGCATAAACCGGAAATTGGTTTTAAAGTTGAATATCCGGAAAGTTTAAATACTGTTCATCGTGAGGTAATTCAGCCGGATAGCGAAAACACAAAAGATTTACAGCTGGAAAAAACCAGAGGAATATGGAAACCTGCAGTAATTGAAAGATTGCTGGAGGATGCATACAAAATGGATCAAAATGGAAAGTACGAATTAAATGAAGATGAAAAACCGGTCAAATTAGATGATAAAAAACACTTAGGTTTATATAAAATTACTTTCTCTGGTTTTAATTTACCTCAGCATCCTCAGTTTAAATCAGAAAACGAAAACTCGGTAGAATGGTCTAATGGTATTGTTCGTTTATTTACAAAAAGTTCTGTTAAACAAGGAATTTCTCTTCCTGTAAAAACCAGAAAAGAGTTCAAAGTAGTTCGAACTGAAAACATTGGCACAACAGGAGACTTAATTTTATATGTAAACGATACCGATTTCAAATTAGGAGATTATATAAATCAAGTAATGGATGAAAAACACGATGAGATCATTGTAGGAGATCAAGAAGTTAATTATTATCCTAGTTATAAAGTATATCTGTATAAAGATGTGGCTTCTGGAATTACTAAAGAAAATATTCAGCCAAGGGCAAATGAAAGTACCCGCTACTCTATTTTCGGAATTAGTTCACGCGCTGTTCGACCAAATATCAATTACAAATCAAAGATTAGTATCCCTAGTCCGATGTATGCGGTTAAAATCGAAAAAGCTGAGAAACCTGAAATTACACAAGGGTATAATCTATATGCCACAAGACCTGATTTTTACAATCGTTCGACCTTTACTTTTACAACTCAATATAAAAAAGGACGTAAACCTTATGGCGCATTACACTATAGAGCCAATGAACAAGATTTTCTAAATCTTTTGTATAAAACACCGACTATCAACACAATTCGCGAAGAACTAAATAAACTCGGAGGGAATGAAGAACCTGATTTTGACCAAAGATGGAAAAACTTTTTAAACTTTAATTACCTTGAAACTAATAGCCATTACAAAACCTTTCCTGAAAATGGATCTGGGCCAAACTATAGATTTCCATTACCAGATAATGAAGATTTTATAAAACTAATTAATGATTTTATAGAATGGCACAATCAGGCACAAACTAATGAAGAATTTAAAGAGGCTAAAATTACTTCGTTAACAGCACTTAATAAAGTAATAATCTCAAAAGGGGTTGAAAAACCTGTATTAGCTGCCTATTTCATTGAAGAAGCGATAAAATCAGCTTATGTTCCGTTAACAGAAGTGCCAGTGGTTTATGAATACATTAAAGACAAAAATTATGTTCCAACCAATAAAAAGCAGACTATTAAAGACAAAAATGGTCATGCCTTAAAGCCAACTGATCCAGATTTCGATATTGCGCCAATGATGAAGATCGTTAATGAAGAGGAAAACATAACGCAGTTTACCGATTTTAATTTGGATGGAAATTCGCAAAGTATTTATTTCTATGCGGTTCGCGAAATGGATATTAAGATGAATTTCAGTGAACTTAGTGATCCTTTAGGGCCTGTAAAACTAGTCGCTTCAAATCCACCTCAAACACCTGAAATTAAAAGAATTATGCCAATTTTTGAAAATCAGGTTTTAGGAATTAAACCTTCTATTCAGTTTGAAATAAATGCCTATCAGCCGGAATATAAAATTGGAAAAATCAATATTTATCGTGCCTCTTCAATGCTGGATGCACAATCAATACGAACAATGACACTGGCTAAAGAAATTTTAATCGATGAAGATACTTTATCGAATGAATTTGAGAATGTTTGGACAGTTTATGATGAATTTGATGATTTAGAATTTGTTCCATTTGGTGACGGTCTTTTTTACCGAATTACGACCTCACGAAAAATCGAATATGCAGACCCTGGTTCGACTAAAGAAAATCCTATTATTAATATTGATTATGCTCCTTCGAAGCCTTCAAAAATTACTGCTACTGTAATTGCTGATACTATTTCGCCGGAATCACCAGAATTAAAAGCATCTGGAAGTACAACTGGGGCTAATGGAGAAATTTTAAAACCAGTTATTTTTAATTGGAACAAAACGGTTCATAATGGTAAATATCATTTATACAAAATGACTCGTGCAGGAAATTGGGAAAAAATTCATGAAGCAGCTTCTAACCTAAATGATATTACTCTTCCTCTTGAAAGTATAGAATCTTATACAGATGAATTAATTATCAAAAACGAAGATGGTCAAAGAATTTATCATCATTTCAAAGTAATTTCTGAAAACTCTTCAGGCATGTACAGCAGTGAAGAAAAAATCTTAACTCTTTAA